One window of the Rosa rugosa chromosome 3, drRosRugo1.1, whole genome shotgun sequence genome contains the following:
- the LOC133735708 gene encoding uncharacterized protein LOC133735708, with protein sequence MAPPTSSIPIPSKLSPTSSSSSSPHSSLLLHNSMLKRLSHRFISSHPTKLFSSPRKTHPLPHSLISHRPFYASKVLAMAHQHTSNPTSHKHTNRLAAEHSPYLLQHAHNPVDWYPWSEEAFAEARKRDVPIFLSIGYSTCHWCHVMEVESFEDEGIAKLLNEWFVSIKVDREERPDVDKVYMTYVQALYGGGGWPLTVFLSPDLKPLMGGTYFPPEDKYGRPGFKTILGKVKAAWETKRDVLVKSGAFAIEQLSEALSTSAGSKKLSDGIPKNALRLCAEQLSQSYDSKFGGFGSAPKFPRPVEIQLMLYYSKKSEETGNSGKANEVLKKVLFTLQCMAKGGIHDHVGGGFHRYSVDECWHVPHFEKMLYDQGQLANVYLDAFSITKDVFYASIARDVLDYLRRDMIGPDGEIYSAEDADSAESEGASRKKEGAFYVWSSKEVEDILGEDATLFKNHYYIKPSGNCDLSRMSDPHNEFKSKNVLIERKTHSEASKFSMPVEKYLNILGQSRRKLFEIRCSRPRPHLDDKVIVAWNGLAISAFARASKILKNEPKEIKFNFPVVGCDPREYIEVAEKAASFIRRHLYNEQSHRLQRSFRNGPSKAPGFLDDYAFLISGLLDLYEFGGQTSWLVWAIELQDMQDEIFLDKEGGGYFNTPGDDPSVLLRVKEDHDGAEPSGNSVSVINLVRLASILSGNRSEHYRQEAEHVLAVFETRLNDMAMAVPLMCCAADMLTVPSRKQVVLVGQKTREFENMLAAAHASYDTNETVIHIDPTNSEELQFWEDKNSNIALMAKNHVAADKVVALVCQNFTCSAPVADPGSLEALLSKKSVPSA encoded by the exons ATGGCACCACCAACTTCCTCCATTCCAATTCCTTCTAAACTTTCAccgacctcttcttcttcttcctctcctcacTCTTCTTTGCTTCTCCACAATTCTATGCTCAAAAGGCTTTCTCACCGCTTCATCTCTTCACACCCAACAAAACTATTCTCCTCACCCAGAAAAACACACCCTCTTCCTCACTCTTTGATTTCTCATCGACCCTTTTACGCTTCCAAGGTTTTAGCCATGGCTCACCAACACACTTCGAACCCAACTTCCCACAAGCACACCAATCGCCTCGCTGCCGAGCACAGTCCCTATCTCCTTCAACACGCCCACAACCCG GTTGATTGGTATCCATGGAGTGAAGAGGCTTTCGCCGAAGCTCGAAAGAGAGATGTGCCCATCTTCTTATCAA TCGGGTACAGCACGTGCCATTG GTGTCACGTTATGGAGGTCGAGTCTTTTGAGGATGAAGGCATTGCCAAGTTGCTGAATGAGTGGTTTGTTAGTATCAAG GTGGATCGGGAGGAAAGACCAGATGTGGATAAG GTATACATGACCTATGTACAGGCTCTGTATGGTGGTGGAGGCTGGCCACTGACGGTGTTCCTTTCACCAGATTTGAAACCTTTGATGGGTGGAACTTACTTTCCCCCAGAGGACAAGTATGGAAGACCAGGATTTAAGACTATACTTGG AAAAGTGAAAGCAGCCTGGGAGACCAAGAGGGATGTGCTTGTCAAGAGTGGAGCCTTTGCAATTGAACAGTTGTCAGAAGCATTGTCAACAAGTGCAGGTTCTAAAAAATTGTCAGATGGGATCCCAAAGAATGCTTTGCGTCTATGTGCGGAGCAA CTTTCTCAAAGTTATGATTCAAAGTTTGGTGGGTTTGGATCTGCCCCAAAGTTTCCTAGACCAGTTGAGATTCAGCTGATGCTTTATTACTCAAAGAAGTCGGAGGAAACTGGAAATTCTGGCAAGGCCAATGAAGTTCTGAAAAAGGTTCTGTTTACCTTGCAATGCATGGCAAAAGGGGGAATTCACGATCACGTCGGAGGTGGCTTCCACCGATATAGCGTGGATGAGTGCTGGCATG TACCGCACTTTGAGAAGATGTTGTATGATCAGGGCCAACTTGCTAATGTCTACCTAGATGCCTTTTCTATTACCAAAGATGTATTCTATGCATCTATTGCTCGGGATGTTCTTGATTATCTGAGGAGAGACATGATTGGACCAGATGGCGAAATATATTCAGCAGAAGATGCTGATAGTGCTGAATCTGAAGGTGCATCCAGAAAAAAGGAAGGAGCATTCTATGTTTGGTCTAGCAAAGAG GTTGAAGACATACTTGGAGAAGATGCAACTCTTTTTAAGAACCACTACTATATAAAGCCTTCCGGTAACTGTGACCTTTCCAGAATGAGTGATCCTCATAATGAATTCAAGAGTAAGAATGTGCTGATTGAGAGAAAAACTCATTCCGAGGCATCAAAATTTTCCATGCCGGTTGAGAAATACCTCAATATTCTGGGTCAGAGCAGGCGAAAGCTTTTTGAAATAAGATGTAGTCGACCAAGACCACATTTGGATGATAAG GTAATTGTAGCATGGAATGGACTGGCCATCTCAGCCTTTGCAAGAGCCTCTAAAATTCTAAAGAATGAACCTAAGGAGATCAAGTTCAACTTTCCTGTTGTTGGTTGTGAT CCGCGGGAGTACATTGAAGTTGCAGAAAAGGCAGCATCTTTTATCAGGCGACACCTTTACAATGAGCAATCTCATCGACTGCAACGCAGCTTTAGGAACGGCCCATCTAAAGCGCCTGGATTTTTAGATGATTATGCTTTTCTTATTTCAGGGTTATTGGATCTTTATGAATTTGGTGGCCAAACCAGCTGGCTAGTTTGGGCAATTGAACTGCAAGACATGCAG GATGAAATATTTCTTGATAAAGAGGGAGGCGGCTATTTTAATACCCCAGGTGATGACCCTAGTGTTCTCCTTCGTGTGAAGGAAGATCATGATGGGGCAGAGCCCTCTGGAAACTCGGTTTCTGTGATCAACCTTGTGAGATTGGCATCAATACTATCTGGCAACAGGTCTGAGCATTACAGACAGGAAGCTGAACATGTTCTG GCGGTTTTTGAGACAAGATTAAACGACATGGCCATGGCAGTACCTTTAATGTGTTGTGCTGCAGACATGCTCACTGTTCCTTCTCGGAAGCAAGTTGTCTTGGTTGGCCAGAAAACTAGAGAGTTTGAAAACATGCTTGCCGCAGCTCATGCATCATATGATACCAACGAAACG GTTATTCACATAGATCCAACTAATTCGGAAGAGTTGCAATTCTGGGAAGACAAAAACAGCAACATTGCGCTCATGGCAAAGAATCATGTTGCTGCAGACAAAGTGGTTGCTCTCGTTTGCCAAAACTTTACTTGCAGTGCGCCTGTCGCTGACCCTGGATCCCTGGAGGCTCTGCTCTCCAAGAAATCAGTCCCTTCAGCTTGA
- the LOC133737824 gene encoding uncharacterized protein LOC133737824 yields the protein MAPHSIFSKSLRFCRMFYRNGHPVGGMASHFGPQKQLFCTRVTGRSEIPAGQDDSTVSYLVNSCELSPESATLVSHEVKLHSLEKPDSVLALLKHYEFSEAQISKVVRRLPHILLADVEQTLLPNLEFYCSIGMSRLHLARTLSYNPWLMSLSLKNHIVPTYSFFKSVVLSDVKVIHILKHKSWIFRENLSKNLIPNIELVRELGIPHSCIALLLTSYTDVVMKKPELFSQLVHQVTEMGFDPQNLSFVQAIHALYGKETTWKRCQEVYRRWGWSENHIRSAFRVSPLCMVMSEKKLMGTMDFLVNKMGWQSQTIAKYPHVLSYSLQKRFIPRFSVVRVLFLKGLIEEENLSLATGISRSDKYFLDRFVNRYLSQVPQLLDVYRGKVDIQDVEEDDETLSRASHCYMKPTMFTTDHPSCDTETAGITLLPLLPIQVLCQHTANFYFWSNYTCKLRWQSETIAKYPNVLYFSLEKRIIPRCLVAKVLFLKRLINEEKLSLATVLSNLEKYFSTMFVSRYLKPSTSIVERESGFSGCVILATF from the exons ATGGCCCCCCACTCAATTTTCAGCAAGAGCCTCAGATTTTGTCGTATGTTTTACAGAAATGGGCATCCAGTCGGGGGAATGGCTTCGCATTTTGGTCCTCAAAAGCAGTTGTTTTGTACAAGAGTCACCGGCAGGTCCGAAATCCCAGCTGGCCAAGATGATTCTACAGTCTCCTACCTGGTTAACTCGTGTGAGTTGTCCCCAGAATCCGCTACCCTAGTATCCCACGAGGTGAAGCTTCATTCTTTAGAGAAACCAGACTCCGTTTTAGCGCTTTTGAAACACTATGAATTCTCGGAGGCCCAGATTTCAAAGGTTGTGCGGAGACTCCCACATATTCTTTTGGCCGATGTGGAGCAAACCCTTTTGCCAAACCTCGAGTTTTACTGCTCCATAGGAATGTCAAGGCTCCACCTTGCAAGAACACTGAGCTACAACCCATGGCTCATGAGTCTAAGCTTGAAAAACCATATTGTACCTACTTATAGCTTCTTCAAGAGCGTGGTGCTCTCTGATGTCAAAGTGATCCATATTTTGAAGCACAAGTCCTGGATTTTCAGGGAAAATTTATCCAAGAATTTGATACCCAATATTGAGCTTGTGAGAGAATTGGGCATTCCCCATTCCTGTATTGCACTCTTGCTAACTAGTTATACTGATGTAGTGATGAAAAAGCCTGAATTGTTCAGTCAACTTGTGCATCAAGTCACAGAAATGGGATTTGACCCTCAAAATTTGAGCTTTGTGCAGGCCATACACGCATTATATGGGAAAGAGACGACATGGAAACGATGTCAAGAGGTTTATAGGAGGTGGGGTTGGTCTGAGAATCATATACGTTCTGCTTTCAGGGTGTCTCCACTGTGTATGGTTATGTCAGAGAAGAAACTAATGGGAACAATGGATTTCTTAGTGAACAAGATGGGGTGGCAGTCACAAACAATTGCGAAATATCCCCATGTTTTGAGTTACAGCTTGCAGAAGAGATTCATCCCGAGGTTTTCAGTTGTTCGAGTTTTGTTTTTGAAAGGATTGATAGAAGAGGAGAACTTGAGTTTGGCTACTGGGATTTCGAGGTCAGATAAGTACTTCTTGGATAGGTTTGTGAACAGATATCTCAGCCAAGTACCTCAATTGTTGGATGTGTACCGTGGAAAAGTAGATATCCAGGAT GTTGAGGAAGACGATGAAACTCTTTCAAGAGCTAGCCACTGTTACATGAAGCCCACA ATGTTCACCACGGATCATCCATCATGTGATACGGAAACAGCCG GAATCACTTTGCTACCACTTCTACCTATTCAAGTCCTCTGCCAACATACcgcaaatttttatttttggtcaaATTATACTTGCAAATTGAGGTGGCAGTCAGAAACAATTGCAAAATATCCCAATGTTCTTTATTTCAGCTTGGAGAAGAGAATCATCCCGAGGTGTTTGGTTGCTAaagttttgtttttgaaaagaTTAATAAATGAGGAGAAGTTGAGTTTGGCTACTGTTTTATCGAATTTAGAGAAGTACTTCTCGACTATGTTTGTGAGCAGATATCTGAAACCAAGTACTTCAATTGTTGAAAGGGAAAGTGGATTTTCAGGATGTGTGATCTTGGCAACATTTTAA
- the LOC133738298 gene encoding uncharacterized protein LOC133738298 translates to MAPDYIFSKTLRSAFSRLFCRYRLPVEALQSRWFCTKRLTSTSSSSDDFTVSYLVNSCGLSPEAAIVASHKVKLQSLVKPDSVLALLREYEFSGTQISTLVRRHPRILLADAKKTLAPKLEFFCSVGMSRLDLAKTVTHSQSILDRSLENHIVPSFNLLKDVVHSDVKVLGILKCNPWIFRQKLSKTMMPNIELLRALGMPQSSIARLITYYVQIVMKEPESFSQLVGEVEQLGFDLRKTFFVQAMLALSGKNKTTWKRNEEAYRRWGWSDNDILSAFRLYPLCMTKSEKKLMGTMDFLVNKMGWHSQKIAKCPHVLCFSFEKRIIPRFSVVKVLMLKGLVEGEKLSLSTIVAIPENYFLNKFVTTNLRLVPELLNVYHGKVDVQDV, encoded by the coding sequence ATGGCACCCGACTACATTTTCAGCAAGACCCTCCGATCCGCATTTTCCCGTTTGTTTTGCAGATATCGGCTCCCGGTGGAAGCTCTTCAAAGTCGGtggttttgtacaaaaagaCTGACCAGCACCAGCAGCAGCTCCGATGATTTTACAGTCTCCTACCTGGTTAACTCATGTGGGCTTTCCCCAGAAGCCGCCATTGTAGCATCCCACAAGgtaaagcttcaatctttagtAAAACCAGACTCTGTGTTAGCCCTTTTGAGGGAGTATGAATTCTCGGGCACCCAGATTTCAACTCTTGTGCGGAGACACCCTAGAATTCTGTTGGCCGATGCCAAGAAAACTCTTGCGCCGAAGCTTGAGTTCTTCTGCTCCGTAGGAATGTCAAGGCTCGACCTTGCAAAAACTGTGACCCACAGCCAATCGATCTTGGACCGAAGCTTAGAAAACCATATTGTGCCCTCTTTTAATTTGCTCAAGGATGTGGTGCACTCTGATGTCAAGGTCCTCGGTATTTTGAAGTGCAACCCATGGATTTTCAGGCAAAAGCTATCCAAGACTATGATGCCCAATATTGAGCTTCTGAGAGCATTAGGCATGCCCCAGTCGTCTATCGCTAGGTTGATAACATATTATGTTCAGATTGTGATGAAAGAGCCTGAATCGTTCAGTCAACTTGTGGGTGAAGTCGAACAATTGGGATTCGACCTTAGAAAGACGTTCTTTGTGCAAGCCATGCTCGCATTATCTGGGAAGAACAAGACGACATGGAAGCGAAATGAAGAGGCTTATAGGAGGTGGGGTTGGTCGGATAATGATATTCTTTCTGCCTTCAGGTTGTATCCACTGTGCATGACCAAGTCTGAGAAGAAACTAATGGGAACAATGGATTTCTTAGTGAACAAGATGGGATGGCATTCCCAGAAGATTGCAAAATGTCCCCATGTTTTGTGTTTCAGTTTTGAGAAGAGAATCATCCCAAGGTTTTCGGTTGTTAAAGTTTTGATGTTGAAAGGACTGGTAGAAGGGGAAAAGTTGAGTTTGTCTACTATTGTTGCGATTCCAGAAAACTACTTCTTGAATAAGTTTGTGACCACTAATCTGCGCCTAGTACCTGAATTGTTAAATGTGTACCACGGCAAAGTGGATGTGCAGGATGTTTGA
- the LOC133736920 gene encoding transcription termination factor MTERF15, mitochondrial-like has translation MALNYIFRKTLPSAFSRLFCRSRFPVEALQNQWFCTTRLTGSDDFTVSYLVNSCGLSPEAAIKASHKVKLQSLVKPDSVLALLREYEFSDSQISTVVRRYPRLVLADGKKTLLPKLEFLCSVGMSRLDLAKTLSYNPILFTRSLKNCITPCYTFLRSVVLSDFKVVNIWKRHSWIFGAILSKNVIPNIGLLRELGVPQSSITMLVTYHAEIVMRKPESFSELVGEVEQLGFDPQKSSFVHAMHALHGKKTTWRRNEEAYRRWGWSDNDILSAFRLCPLCMIKSEKKIMETMDFLVNKMGWKLEKLAKFPYVFLYSLEKRIIPRCSVVRVLLLKGLMKEDKLSLGTIITPSEKYFLNMFVTRYLDKVPQLSNVYQGKANICIL, from the coding sequence ATGGCACTCAACTACATTTTCCGCAAGACCCTCCCCTCCGCATTTTCCCGTTTGTTTTGTAGATCTCGGTTCCCGGTCGAAGCACTTCAAAATCAGTGGTTCTGTACAACAAGACTCACCGGCTCCGATGATTTTACAGTCTCCTACCTGGTTAACTCATGTGGGCTTTCcccagaagccgccattaaagcATCCCACAAGgtaaagcttcaatctttagtAAAACCAGACTCTGTGTTAGCCCTTTTGAGGGAGTATGAATTTTCAGACTCCCAGATCTCAACTGTTGTTCGTAGATACCCACGACTTGTCTTAGCCGATGGGAAGAAAACCCTTTTGCCAAAGCTTGAGTTTTTGTGCTCCGTAGGAATGTCAAGGCTCGACCTTGCAAAAACACTGAGCTACAACCCAATTCTTTTTACGCGAAGCTTGAAAAACTGCATTACACCATGTTATACCTTCCTCAGAAGCGTGGTGCTCTCTGATTTCAAGGTCGTCAATATTTGGAAGCGCCACTCATGGATTTTCGGGGCAATTCTATCCAAGAATGTGATACCCAATATTGGGCTTCTCAGAGAATTGGGCGTGCCCCAGTCGTCTATCACTATGTTGGTAACGTATCATGCTGAGATTGTGATGAGAAAGCCTGAATCGTTCAGTGAACTTGTGGGTGAAGTCGAACAATTGGGATTTGACCCTCAAAAATCGAGCTTTGTGCATGCCATGCACGCATTACATGGGAAGAAGACAACATGGAGGCGAAATGAAGAGGCATATAGGAGGTGGGGTTGGTCGGATAATGATATTCTTTCTGCCTTTAGGTTGTGTCCACTGTGTATGATCAAGTCGGAGAAGAAAATAATGGAAACAATGGATTTCTTAGTGAACAAGATGGGATGGAAATTAGAAAAACTTGCAAAGTTTCCATATGTTTTTTTGTACAGCTTGGAGAAGAGAATCATTCCAAGGTGTTCAGTTGTTAGAGTTTTGTTGTTGAAAGGATTGATGAAAGAGGACAAGTTGAGTTTGGGTACTATTATTACTCCTTCAGAGAAGTACTTCTTGAATATGTTTGTGACCAGATATCTCGACAAAGTACCCCAATTGTCGAATGTGTACCAAGGAAAAGCGAATATATGCATCCTGTAG
- the LOC133738151 gene encoding peroxisomal ATPase PEX6: MVGRRKPLVLTSTKTLIKSVLTSPPGELTSDDDHRLSAVAADDVSTSLQLLPPGILRFSIGRSPKLASLDDSALVGLSTSLLKRLCLTSGSLVIVKNMETKIERIAHAIVVDPPDRSENTGLSAAQSSQAMLILPCCTFPENGHMLLDREVAYISPLLAFNIDLHTLCLKSLVHRGEAALASYFGDRVDEEVSGKGVGASVIGIQPQSELPRYASHLRASFVRIPECGSLDSLRGNSAVEHEDRQEMIDLALHSYFEVDRYLARGDVFSICIKWNCKSTICVPCNQSLENGVDNTIYFKVVAMEPLDEPILRVNRSQTALVLGGSVSSAVPPDLLISGQKGFTPLQGDTVKILASILTPLLCPSALSSKFRVSVLLYGLAGCGKRTVVRYIARRLGLHVVEYSCHNLTMSSEKKMSVALAQTLNAAQRYSPTILLLRHFDVFRNLHEGSPNDQVGITSEVASLIREFTEPISDYGDIDSEQKQNGHVDSGKIGRHQVLFIAAADSSEGLPPTIRRCFSHEISMGPLTEEQRVRMVSQSLQKASEFLSNTNSEDLIKDIVAQTSGFMPRDICALVADAGANLIPKGNAQIDTVKSEESDASLTNNVESDSKSSEVASPILGKESLTKALERSKKRNASALGTPKVPDVKWEDVGGLEDVKKSILDTVQLPLLHKDLFSSGLRKRSGVLLYGPPGTGKTLLAKAVATECSLNFLSVKGPELINMYIGESEKNIRDIFQKARSARPCVIFFDELDSLAPARGASGDSGGVMDRVVSQMLAEIDGLNDSSQDLFIIGASNRPDLIDPALLRPGRFDKLLYVGVVSDPSYRERVLKALTRKFKLHQDVSLYAIAKKCPLTFTGADMYALCADAWFRAAKRKVLSSGSESSSMDDQPDSVVVEYDDFFKVLRELSPSLSTAELRKYELLRDQFEGSSK, from the exons ATGGTGGGGAGGAGGAAGCCACTGGTACTCACTTCCACCAAAACTCTCATCAAATCCGTACTGACTTCGCCGCCGGGAGAACTCACTTCCGACGACGATCACCGACTCTCCGCCGTCGCCGCTGATGACGTGTCTACTAGTTTGCAGCTGCTGCCGCCGGGAATTCTCCGGTTCTCCATCGGTCGGAGCCCCAAATTGGCTTCTCTCGACGACTCTGCTCTCGTCGGCCTCTCCACTTCTCTCCTCAAACGCCTCTGCCTCACCTCCGGCTCCCTG GTGATTGTGAAGAATATGGAgacaaaaatagaaagaatTGCTCATGCCATTGTTGTGGATCCTCCGGACCGCTCCGAGAACACTGGACTATCTGCTGCCCAATCTTCCCAGGCAATGCTTATTCTGCCTTGTTGCACTTTCCCTGAAAATGGCCACATGTTGTTAGACCGGGAAGTTGCCTATATATCACCTCTGTTGGCATTTAACATTGACTTGCATACATTGTGCTTGAAATCGCTTGTCCATAGAGGGGAAGCGGCGTTGGCATCTTATTTCGGGGATAGAGTGGACGAAGAGGTGAGTGGGAAAGGCGTCGGGGCTTCTGTGATTGGAATACAACCTCAGTCGGAGTTGCCAAGATATGCTTCGCACTTGAGGGCTTCCTTTGTGAGGATACCAGAATGTGGTAGTCTTGACTCTCTTAGAGGAAATTCGGCTGTTGAACATGAAGATCGTCAAGAAATGATAGATTTGGCACTACATAGCTACTTTGAAGTTGATAGGTATCTAGCAAGAGGTGATGTTTTCAGTATTTGTATAAAATGGAATTGCAAGTCAACGATTTGCGTTCCTTGCAACCAAAGTTTGGAAAATGGGGTTGATAACACTATCTATTTCAAG GTTGTGGCTATGGAACCTTTGGACGAACCAATTCTCCGAGTTAACCGTTCTCAAACTGCCCTTGTGCTTGGAGGAAGTGTCTCTTCTGCTGTGCCCCCTGATTTATTGATTTCTGGACAAAAAGGTTTCACACCCTTGCAAGGGGACACAGTGAAAATATTGGCCTCCATACTTACACCTCTTCTGTGCCCCTCAGCACTATCTTCAAAATTCAGAGTTTCTGTTCTGTTGTATGGATTGGCAG GATGTGGGAAGAGAACAGTTGTTAGATACATTGCTCGTCGATTGGGCCTGCATGTAGTTGAATATAGCTGTCATAATCTGACGATGTCATCTGAAAAAAAGATGTCTGTTGCACTAGCCCAAACCTTGAATGCAGCTCAAAG ATACTCGCCAACTATACTTCTTCTCCGCCATTTTGATGTTTTCCGGAATTTGCACGAAGGTTCACCAAATGATCAAGTTGGCATCACTTCTGAAGTTGCATCACTTATAAGGGAATTCACTGAGCCAATCTCTGATTATGGAGACATTGATtctgaacaaaaacaaaatggtCATGTT GATTCTGGGAAGATAGGTAGGCATCAAGTGCTGTTCATTGCAGCTGCTGACAGTTCAGAAGGTCTACCGCCAACTATTAGACGTTGCTTTAGCCATGAAATAAGTATGGGTCCTTTGACTGAAGAACAAAGGGTTAGAATGGTCTCACAGTCTTTGCAGAAGGCTTCTGAATTCCTTTCTAAT ACTAATTCGGAGGATCTTATAAAGGATATAGTTGCGCAGACATCTGGTTTCATGCCTAGAGATATCTGTGCATTGGTTGCTGATGCTGGTGCAAACTTGATTCCCAAAGGCAATGCTCAGATTGATACAGTGAAGTCTGAAGAATCAGATGCTTCTCTCACAAATAATGTTGAATCAGACAGTAAGTCCTCTGAAGTTGCATCTCCGATTCTGGGGAAAGAAAGCTTGACAAAAGCATTGGAAAGATCAAAGAAAAGGAATGCATCAGCCCTCGGTACTCCAAAG GTTCCTGATGTGAAATGGGAAGATGTTGGTGGTCTTGAGGATGTGAAGAAATCAATCCTGGATACTGTTCAG TTACCTCTTCTGCACAAGGACTTGTTTTCATCTGGCTTACGAAAGCGTTCTGGTGTTCTTCTGTATGGTCCTCCTGGAACAGGGAAA ACTCTACTGGCAAAAGCTGTTGCAACTGAGTGCTCCCTGAATTTTCTCAGTGTAAAAGGACCTGAACTAATTAATATGTACATAGGAGAGTCAGAAAAGAATATCAGAGACATTTTCCAGAAG GCCAGATCAGCACGCCCATGTGTTATATTTTTTGATGAACTTGATTCTCTTGCTCCAGCCCGAGGTGCATCTGGGGATTCTGGGGGTGTTATGGACAGAGTGGTTTCTCAG ATGCTTGCAGAGATTGATGGCCTAAATGATTCGAGTCAG GACTTGTTTATAATTGGAGCAAGTAACAGACCAGATCTAATTGACCCAGCACTTCTACGACCTGGCCGATTTGATAAGTTGCTTTACGTTGGAGTTGTCTCTGATCCATCTTACAGAGAACG ggtTCTCAAAGCTCTTACCCGAAAGTTTAAGTTACATCAAGATGTTTCACTTTATGCAATAGCGAAGAAATGTCCCCTAACCTTCACTGGTGCAGACATGTATGCCTTGTGTGCAGATGCTTGGTTTAGGGCAGCTAAGCGTAAG GTTTTGAGTTCAGGCTCAGAATCTTCTTCCATGGACGACCAACCTGACTCTGTTGTTGTCGAGTATGATGATTTTTTCAAG GTCTTAAGGGAGCTATCTCCCTCGCTCTCTACGGCCGAGCTTAGGAAGTATGAGTTGCTGCGAGATCAGTTTGAAGGATCTTCCAAGTAG